One genomic segment of Gammaproteobacteria bacterium includes these proteins:
- a CDS encoding Spy/CpxP family protein refolding chaperone: MRKKVVLIAMATAVLNWASISFSGAAENHMPYKGQQKRQIKALSSEEIDGYLHGKGMGFAKAAELNHYPGPLHVLDLSEGLELTPEQIQRSKSIFNAMKKRAVSLGEKIVATEKRLDQAFASGTVSAEQLQSLVTEIGSLQAQLRIAHLGAHLQQKAVLTPNQIHQYDRLRGYTEGGGHNHSHSHAH; this comes from the coding sequence ATGCGGAAAAAAGTGGTTCTTATAGCGATGGCAACAGCAGTGCTGAATTGGGCTTCGATATCTTTTTCAGGTGCAGCAGAAAATCACATGCCCTACAAAGGCCAGCAAAAACGGCAAATTAAAGCATTATCATCAGAGGAGATTGATGGTTATTTGCATGGCAAAGGCATGGGCTTTGCTAAAGCGGCGGAATTGAACCACTACCCTGGCCCCCTCCATGTGTTGGATTTGTCCGAGGGGCTTGAGCTTACCCCGGAACAAATACAACGGTCTAAAAGCATATTTAATGCAATGAAAAAGAGGGCAGTATCCCTTGGAGAAAAAATCGTAGCAACAGAAAAACGTCTGGATCAGGCGTTTGCCTCCGGCACAGTGTCTGCAGAGCAGCTACAGTCTCTGGTAACGGAAATCGGGTCCTTGCAAGCTCAGTTACGAATAGCGCATTTGGGCGCCCATTTGCAGCAAAAAGCGGTGTTAACACCAAACCAAATACATCAGTATGATCGTTTGCGAGGATACACTGAAGGCGGTGGTCATAATCACAGCCATTCACATGCCCATTAA
- a CDS encoding response regulator, giving the protein MWTQKTALQSRDWVDATMNILAQSIEREGGDVQAIKKTLVQAVSNTKKFQYAYVLAADGQVLVNTLDTDSAPTTPTVTEIQGSLPGITPMIHPLRNGQSLVLGFSGFHDNDSTWRWALAVMLGLWALVAMLLRFRGSKSILEAEISPKDIQLLLETACGAIYGVDTHGKCSFANFACLTLLGYEKAEDLLGKDMHSVTHSHHAEDSHSWQQCPIQRALTRGERIRVDYEEFLRADGSLVPVEYSSTPLRRDGRLVGAVVSFVDISERISTAKRLRISEVRLVEAQRLAKIGHWELDLVSSHLHWSPEIFRIFQIDSNKFGASYEAFLQAIHPEDRDEVNAAYVNSLQTREPYSIVHRLLLDDGSIKYVQEQCETKFDEQGKPIFSMGTVQDITEQELNRLELKKHREHLEVLVESRTEELAQARDRALEAARAKSEFLANMSHEIRTPMNGLLGMLSLLEDSQLNSEQSEHVEIAKNSGETLLILLNDILDVSKIESGKMSLEQADFNLCQLIEEVSVLFAGRAHAKGLEIACDIGVDVPVMVRGDPTRLRQIVSNMVGNAVKFTDQGEIVIRAKLVATSDSEDTIYIEVQDTGIGIPEHARELIFESFSQANSATTRTYGGSGLGLTISAQLVELMGGEVGVDSEEGKGSCFWFTVKLAKSVLSVPGYELNENLQHLMVLIVDDNKTNRMILQHHLEIWDIRYDTAEDGFDALQKIEQAEKQNRVYDLILLDLMMPGMDGTEVARRVRAWKGYEEIKIIMLTSGAIGFGDDIQINCTLSKPVRQSVLFDNIVSVVSQGYVPYSQRQSKANVADFGVQRRILVVEDNLINQKVLLGMLRKFGCLADVVDNGEKAYRLILEKEYELVFMDCQMPIMDGYEATRRVRKFEGKSHHTPIVALTANAMQGDKDACLNAGMDDYLSKPLKQDLLLKILEKWLLNSDRPIAKAK; this is encoded by the coding sequence ATGTGGACACAAAAAACCGCATTACAGAGCCGCGATTGGGTCGATGCCACTATGAATATTCTGGCCCAAAGTATAGAGCGTGAAGGCGGCGACGTTCAGGCTATTAAAAAGACATTGGTACAAGCCGTTTCCAACACGAAAAAATTTCAATATGCCTATGTGCTGGCAGCTGACGGACAAGTGCTGGTTAACACATTAGACACAGATTCTGCCCCAACCACGCCTACCGTGACAGAAATTCAAGGCTCATTACCCGGCATAACGCCAATGATTCATCCGTTGAGGAATGGCCAATCTTTGGTGTTGGGATTTAGTGGTTTTCACGATAACGATTCGACATGGCGTTGGGCATTGGCGGTGATGCTGGGACTGTGGGCGCTTGTTGCAATGTTACTGCGATTTCGTGGCTCAAAGTCAATATTGGAAGCTGAGATAAGTCCCAAAGATATACAGCTGTTACTGGAAACGGCTTGTGGTGCAATTTATGGCGTTGACACACATGGTAAATGCAGTTTTGCTAATTTTGCCTGTTTGACACTTTTGGGTTATGAAAAAGCCGAAGATTTGCTGGGCAAGGATATGCACTCCGTGACTCATTCTCATCACGCCGAGGATAGTCATTCCTGGCAGCAGTGTCCGATTCAGCGGGCATTAACCCGGGGTGAGCGCATTCGTGTAGATTATGAAGAATTTCTCCGAGCTGACGGCAGCCTTGTGCCGGTCGAATATAGCTCTACCCCACTGCGGCGTGATGGTCGACTGGTGGGTGCTGTGGTGTCTTTTGTTGATATCAGCGAGCGTATAAGTACTGCAAAGCGATTACGTATTAGCGAAGTTCGCTTGGTAGAGGCGCAACGGCTGGCCAAGATTGGGCATTGGGAACTGGATTTGGTTTCCAGTCATCTACATTGGTCTCCTGAAATTTTTCGAATCTTTCAAATCGATTCCAACAAATTTGGAGCATCCTATGAAGCCTTTCTGCAGGCCATCCATCCTGAGGATAGGGATGAGGTTAATGCTGCTTATGTGAATTCTCTACAAACTCGCGAGCCTTACAGTATTGTGCATCGATTATTGCTCGACGACGGTAGTATTAAATACGTTCAAGAGCAGTGTGAGACCAAATTTGACGAACAAGGGAAACCGATATTTAGTATGGGTACGGTGCAAGATATTACGGAACAAGAATTGAATCGCTTGGAGCTCAAAAAACATCGAGAGCATCTGGAAGTGCTGGTGGAATCGCGGACCGAAGAGCTGGCTCAGGCGCGCGATCGTGCTTTGGAAGCTGCCCGGGCCAAATCGGAGTTTCTGGCCAACATGAGCCATGAAATACGTACCCCGATGAACGGTTTGCTTGGAATGTTGAGTTTATTGGAGGACAGTCAACTCAACTCGGAACAGAGCGAACATGTGGAGATTGCCAAGAACTCGGGAGAAACATTACTCATATTGCTGAATGACATATTGGATGTTTCCAAAATTGAATCCGGAAAAATGTCGTTGGAACAAGCTGATTTTAATTTGTGTCAACTAATCGAAGAAGTCAGTGTTTTATTTGCAGGGCGGGCTCACGCTAAAGGTTTGGAAATTGCTTGCGATATTGGGGTGGATGTGCCCGTTATGGTTCGAGGTGATCCGACGCGACTCAGACAAATCGTAAGCAACATGGTCGGTAATGCCGTTAAGTTTACCGATCAGGGAGAGATAGTTATTCGTGCCAAACTTGTCGCTACTTCAGACTCTGAGGACACGATCTACATTGAGGTACAAGACACAGGGATAGGAATACCTGAGCATGCCCGTGAGTTGATATTTGAAAGTTTTTCCCAAGCGAATAGTGCTACCACCCGGACCTATGGTGGCAGCGGGCTGGGGTTGACTATCTCTGCACAACTGGTGGAGCTGATGGGTGGTGAAGTTGGAGTAGACTCAGAGGAAGGAAAGGGCAGTTGTTTTTGGTTCACCGTGAAGTTGGCCAAGTCGGTCTTAAGTGTGCCTGGTTATGAGTTGAATGAAAATCTCCAGCACTTGATGGTATTAATCGTCGATGACAATAAAACCAACCGAATGATACTGCAACATCATCTGGAGATTTGGGATATCCGTTATGACACGGCAGAGGACGGTTTTGACGCTTTACAAAAAATAGAGCAAGCTGAAAAACAGAATAGAGTATATGACTTAATTCTTCTGGACTTGATGATGCCGGGAATGGATGGCACCGAAGTGGCCCGTAGAGTGCGAGCCTGGAAAGGGTATGAAGAGATCAAAATTATTATGCTCACATCCGGTGCCATAGGGTTTGGTGACGATATACAAATAAACTGCACTCTGAGTAAGCCGGTTCGTCAAAGTGTGCTGTTTGACAATATTGTTTCCGTAGTCAGTCAAGGCTATGTGCCTTACTCCCAACGTCAAAGCAAAGCCAATGTGGCGGATTTTGGCGTACAGCGCCGCATTTTGGTGGTGGAGGATAATTTAATCAACCAAAAAGTATTGTTGGGTATGCTGCGAAAGTTCGGTTGCCTAGCGGATGTCGTTGATAATGGAGAGAAAGCCTATCGTCTCATACTGGAAAAAGAATATGAACTGGTATTTATGGATTGTCAAATGCCCATTATGGACGGGTACGAAGCCACCCGTAGAGTGAGAAAATTTGAAGGAAAGAGTCATCATACACCCATTGTTGCCTTAACGGCTAACGCGATGCAAGGCGACAAAGACGCCTGTCTAAACGCAGGTATGGACGACTATTTAAGTAAGCCCTTAAAGCAGGATTTGCTGTTGAAGATTTTAGAGAAATGGTTGTTGAATTCTGATCGTCCTATTGCTAAAGCTAAATAA
- a CDS encoding GNAT family N-acetyltransferase, with protein MVKLAQTENELGACYETMRSLRTEVSRQEFMRLVPEMMQHGYRLAYIEAEKQVVCVAGFRIGLNLALGKHLYVDDLATLETHRSKGHGETMLKWLENYAREQQCRVFHLDSGVQRFRAHKLYFKQDMHIFSYHFAKQLGFEWGRTK; from the coding sequence ATGGTAAAACTAGCACAGACCGAGAATGAGCTGGGCGCCTGTTACGAGACCATGAGAAGTCTCAGAACGGAGGTCAGCAGGCAAGAATTCATGCGTCTGGTACCGGAGATGATGCAACACGGATACCGTTTGGCGTACATTGAGGCAGAGAAGCAAGTTGTTTGTGTTGCTGGATTTCGCATTGGTCTAAATCTGGCCCTGGGGAAACATTTATATGTGGATGACTTGGCAACGCTGGAAACCCACCGCAGCAAAGGCCATGGAGAAACCATGTTAAAGTGGCTGGAAAACTACGCCAGGGAACAGCAATGTCGAGTGTTCCACTTGGATTCCGGGGTTCAGCGTTTCAGGGCCCACAAACTGTATTTCAAACAGGATATGCACATTTTTAGTTACCATTTTGCAAAACAACTGGGTTTTGAATGGGGGAGGACAAAGTAG
- a CDS encoding cadherin-like domain-containing protein has translation MALRSILTRVFILISIFLLQACGGDNDGLEGSSISIRPISFEVEKTQPFTTVSVFDYITDSKGVPFVVGWNAAITAQYGSVAYNGDGTFTYTPSANIVSGTDRFSFKVANDTGSTAQGIVTLNIAKGWGQAKVLANSSGTMNSTWVHGIYEIANEIYAVYRNDSNGNYISKVDQSTGVWIDPVFAGTSLVIVDQFDAKLKLFNMTVSGNTTSVNYQEFDPADNSLTTALPLEILTGTDYNINRGIVDGNGNIFLQITHRTGTTTFTNDYMGKFYDRNTGIWHETVKAFDNSLGTVQQNEPKLAGGKPIILVRMPGNRLPQIYEYNKSSRNWSNTPLSTDTPLANSVGWFSTRQNQQGDVAIIWYHSANDATLAQDVRRVKANIYSVAGGSFSADITLEQYPINKQVQATIALSNQDFLFMWRDWESSVTGGDVRSRVYNAATANFLTSAPITVVAGHVDSYANPTPTPIVADNGNAVFKYWTKDANNNYTHYFKALPFRGTWTAAQTVNTTLTSVASIVGQFDDHGNYYSLHTDGNIQIQQFDFATLTGSAVVPVGESNTMHSLNINSTQSGRVFLTRYQQQTGGTTYNKCIDEIAVGSVFSADAITSLGCIATNYSGSFYDSDSTLFEDSENILHVVNNNIYEISVSMYKEGAWTTPYVMYEAPAGYQYTTGLTTFIRAYGNGSIAMLAFNRLENFSTYVNASAIIGNIFN, from the coding sequence ATGGCACTTCGTTCAATACTTACTCGTGTTTTCATACTCATTTCCATATTTTTACTGCAAGCATGCGGTGGAGATAACGACGGCCTGGAAGGATCGTCCATAAGCATTCGCCCTATAAGCTTTGAAGTTGAAAAAACCCAACCCTTTACGACGGTTTCCGTTTTTGACTACATCACTGATTCTAAAGGCGTCCCTTTCGTCGTCGGCTGGAACGCGGCGATTACCGCCCAATACGGAAGCGTAGCTTATAATGGTGACGGCACGTTCACTTACACACCGAGCGCAAATATTGTCTCTGGCACTGACAGATTTTCCTTTAAAGTAGCTAACGATACCGGCTCTACTGCGCAGGGAATCGTCACTCTTAACATCGCCAAAGGTTGGGGACAGGCTAAAGTACTGGCCAATTCCAGCGGTACTATGAACTCTACCTGGGTGCACGGCATCTATGAAATTGCTAACGAAATTTATGCCGTTTATCGAAACGACTCAAACGGTAACTACATAAGCAAAGTTGACCAGTCAACCGGGGTTTGGATTGACCCGGTTTTCGCAGGTACATCGCTCGTTATCGTGGATCAATTTGACGCAAAACTGAAGTTGTTCAACATGACTGTTTCCGGCAATACGACGAGTGTCAATTACCAGGAGTTTGACCCGGCCGACAACAGCCTCACAACCGCGCTCCCCCTGGAAATACTTACCGGCACTGATTACAACATTAATCGTGGTATTGTTGATGGTAATGGCAATATTTTTCTGCAAATTACTCATCGTACCGGCACAACCACTTTTACGAACGACTATATGGGAAAATTTTACGATCGCAACACCGGCATCTGGCATGAAACCGTCAAGGCTTTTGACAATTCATTAGGTACGGTGCAGCAAAACGAGCCTAAACTTGCCGGAGGCAAACCGATCATACTGGTACGTATGCCCGGAAACCGATTACCACAGATATACGAATACAACAAAAGCAGCCGTAATTGGTCCAATACTCCTTTGTCCACGGACACTCCCCTGGCCAACTCGGTTGGATGGTTTAGCACAAGACAAAACCAGCAAGGTGACGTTGCGATCATCTGGTATCACTCGGCCAATGATGCAACCCTTGCCCAGGATGTTCGCCGTGTCAAAGCTAATATTTATTCAGTTGCCGGCGGTAGCTTTTCTGCCGATATTACTCTGGAACAATACCCGATTAATAAACAAGTTCAGGCAACCATAGCACTATCCAACCAAGACTTTCTATTCATGTGGCGTGACTGGGAGTCGAGTGTTACGGGAGGTGATGTCCGCTCCAGGGTATATAATGCCGCAACTGCCAATTTCCTCACGAGCGCACCCATAACCGTTGTGGCCGGGCATGTAGATTCTTATGCCAATCCAACTCCGACTCCAATTGTGGCCGATAATGGCAATGCGGTTTTTAAATATTGGACCAAAGACGCAAACAATAATTATACCCATTACTTTAAAGCGCTACCGTTTAGAGGTACCTGGACTGCAGCACAAACCGTCAATACCACGCTGACAAGCGTCGCATCGATAGTGGGTCAATTCGATGATCACGGTAACTACTATAGCCTGCATACCGATGGCAATATTCAAATTCAACAATTTGATTTTGCCACCCTGACCGGCAGCGCCGTCGTTCCTGTAGGGGAGAGTAACACAATGCATAGCTTGAACATTAACTCCACCCAGAGCGGACGTGTATTCCTAACCCGTTACCAACAACAAACAGGCGGAACAACCTACAACAAATGTATTGACGAAATCGCTGTCGGTTCGGTATTTTCCGCAGATGCGATCACCAGCTTGGGCTGTATCGCAACCAACTACAGCGGCAGCTTCTATGACTCAGATTCCACTTTATTCGAAGACAGTGAAAATATTCTTCACGTAGTAAACAATAATATCTATGAAATATCAGTCTCAATGTATAAAGAGGGAGCATGGACTACACCCTACGTCATGTATGAAGCACCGGCCGGTTATCAGTATACCACTGGGCTAACAACGTTTATTCGGGCGTATGGAAACGGCTCCATTGCGATGCTGGCCTTTAATCGCTTGGAAAACTTTTCTACCTATGTCAATGCATCTGCAATCATAGGTAACATTTTCAATTAA